The proteins below come from a single Minwuia thermotolerans genomic window:
- a CDS encoding glycosyltransferase produces MSRTITHRQPGAAIRRTLDIAEHLRLRGRFAEALPLYRHALEKGVSDDAVLAALRTCCARLSVPVSAEFERVLAARPDMDGLRLHLLDEHRRSRNHLRVLEIALAAPEPRLPLITERAAESALQLGRDEQARQLFEELLVQEPDNPVARRGLARLEARVRRFDKVLDALDEAEGDAGPDIQSLELSVSAHRRLGQTAEAARTAANGVAALLRADEGLAVARLFDRFRFPRVAAELRQRMIGTEGQESLRRRRRAAGHLLADGRVSDALLLYRGSGDPRWRRQVTQTQRRRFEDIARALGTVEPEAWPYLADHAVILPDIVLRRMVGMCDRIRPYAPPGRGVVLVSGTLGAGGAERQLAKTALGLARRRGGDPELAVATLQEPGRSGNAAFGEELAAAGVEVLDLFAGRNGGAIELPVPMAPAEPLLALLPANLAEPIAALCRLFERRRPAVAHGWQDMTGAMTALAALLAGVPRIIIGTRSLAPDRKEGRNRPYLRDWMRLLAANPRVTLLNNSLAGRRDYARWLGAPVTAIRHLPNGYDFDAMRHDIGPALPSGERVVVGGVMRMTEEKRPELWLETVIELCRRHRHVDGRLVGDGPMRVRLERRLAESGFGDRIILAGRRSDMWAQYAAMDLLLLTSRTEGLPNVLIEAQSFGRPVAATPSGGTAETFVDGETGILLSCDEPGGIADALEALVSDADMRYRFGERAAAYVRREFGLEAMIDRTLALYGWPARDGDERDG; encoded by the coding sequence ATGAGCCGCACCATAACCCACCGACAGCCCGGCGCCGCCATCCGGCGCACCCTCGACATCGCCGAGCATCTGCGCCTGAGGGGGCGGTTCGCGGAGGCGTTGCCGCTCTACCGCCATGCGCTGGAGAAAGGCGTCAGCGACGATGCGGTGCTCGCGGCGCTGCGGACGTGTTGCGCGCGGCTTTCCGTGCCTGTCTCGGCAGAGTTCGAGCGCGTGCTCGCCGCCCGGCCGGACATGGACGGTCTCCGGCTGCATCTGCTCGACGAGCACCGCCGCAGCCGCAATCATCTCCGCGTGCTGGAGATCGCGCTCGCCGCGCCGGAGCCCCGTCTCCCGCTCATCACCGAACGCGCCGCCGAATCGGCCCTGCAGCTCGGACGCGACGAGCAGGCGCGCCAACTGTTCGAGGAGTTGCTGGTCCAGGAACCGGACAACCCGGTCGCGCGCCGCGGCCTGGCGCGTCTGGAGGCGCGCGTGCGCCGTTTCGACAAGGTGCTCGACGCCCTCGACGAGGCTGAGGGCGACGCGGGGCCCGACATCCAGAGCCTCGAGCTTTCCGTTTCGGCGCATCGACGTCTGGGGCAGACGGCAGAGGCCGCCAGGACCGCAGCCAATGGCGTCGCCGCTCTGCTGCGGGCGGATGAGGGGCTTGCCGTGGCGCGGCTGTTCGACCGCTTCCGCTTTCCGCGTGTGGCGGCGGAACTGCGTCAGCGCATGATCGGAACGGAGGGACAGGAGTCGCTGCGCCGCCGCCGTCGCGCCGCCGGCCACCTGTTGGCCGACGGCCGGGTTTCCGATGCGCTCCTGCTGTATCGTGGCAGTGGCGACCCGCGCTGGCGCAGGCAGGTGACCCAGACCCAGCGCCGCCGGTTCGAAGACATCGCTCGCGCTCTCGGAACGGTCGAGCCGGAAGCCTGGCCGTATCTCGCCGACCACGCTGTGATCCTGCCCGATATCGTGCTGAGGCGGATGGTCGGCATGTGCGACCGCATTCGTCCCTATGCGCCGCCCGGGCGCGGCGTCGTGCTCGTCTCCGGCACCCTCGGGGCAGGCGGGGCAGAACGACAGCTGGCCAAGACGGCGTTGGGCCTGGCGCGGCGGCGCGGCGGCGATCCGGAACTTGCGGTCGCAACGCTCCAGGAACCGGGCCGGTCGGGAAATGCGGCCTTCGGCGAAGAACTCGCCGCGGCGGGCGTCGAGGTTCTGGATCTCTTCGCCGGCCGGAATGGCGGGGCGATCGAGTTGCCCGTGCCGATGGCGCCGGCCGAGCCTCTTCTGGCGCTGCTGCCCGCGAATCTCGCCGAACCGATCGCAGCGCTCTGCCGCCTGTTCGAGCGCCGCCGCCCCGCGGTGGCCCATGGCTGGCAGGACATGACCGGCGCGATGACAGCCCTTGCGGCGCTGCTGGCGGGCGTCCCGCGCATCATCATCGGCACGCGCAGTCTTGCCCCCGACCGCAAGGAAGGACGAAACCGGCCCTATCTCAGGGACTGGATGCGGCTGCTGGCCGCGAACCCGCGGGTCACCCTGCTCAATAACAGCCTGGCGGGCAGGCGCGATTATGCCCGCTGGCTGGGGGCGCCGGTGACCGCGATCCGGCATCTGCCGAACGGCTACGACTTCGACGCCATGCGCCACGATATCGGTCCGGCGCTGCCCTCGGGAGAGCGGGTGGTCGTCGGCGGCGTCATGCGGATGACCGAAGAGAAGCGGCCGGAACTCTGGCTGGAAACGGTAATCGAACTCTGCCGGCGGCACCGGCATGTCGATGGCAGGCTGGTCGGCGACGGACCGATGCGGGTGCGGCTTGAGAGACGCCTGGCCGAATCGGGATTCGGCGACCGCATCATCCTCGCCGGCCGGCGCAGCGACATGTGGGCTCAGTATGCGGCCATGGACCTTCTGCTGCTCACCTCGCGGACCGAAGGGCTGCCCAACGTCCTGATCGAGGCACAGTCCTTTGGCCGGCCGGTGGCGGCGACGCCCTCGGGGGGGACGGCCGAGACCTTCGTTGACGGCGAGACCGGCATTCTGCTGTCGTGCGACGAGCCCGGCGGGATCGCCGATGCGCTCGAAGCTCTGGTGAGCGACGCCGACATGCGCTACCGCTTCGGCGAGAGAGCGGCTGCTTACGTACGCCGCGAGTTCGGCCTTGAAGCCATGATCGACCGGACACTGGCGCTTTACGGCTGGCCGGCAAGGGACGGGGACGAACGTGACGGCTGA